A genome region from Streptomyces sp. NBC_01296 includes the following:
- a CDS encoding NPCBM/NEW2 domain-containing protein, with the protein MSTTGQKGRMLRRAAVAACAVLAATFTGTTTGVGTAAEPRPDVVYLIAAAPLDGAVVRGGAEVNGRVYPRSIVQRVGPADPVNQVEYHLGRHWKSFLATVGLRDDSPTGGTVSFEVSLDGTPVHRTELTVGQSRDIVVDTGGAFRMKLTVTGPGRQGGINYGAWGDARLTTS; encoded by the coding sequence ATGAGCACGACCGGACAGAAGGGCAGGATGCTTCGCCGGGCGGCGGTTGCCGCGTGCGCGGTGCTCGCCGCAACGTTCACCGGGACCACCACGGGTGTCGGCACCGCGGCCGAGCCGAGGCCCGACGTGGTCTACCTGATCGCCGCCGCCCCGCTGGACGGGGCCGTCGTGCGGGGCGGGGCCGAGGTCAACGGACGGGTCTACCCCCGCAGCATCGTTCAGCGCGTCGGCCCCGCCGACCCGGTGAACCAGGTCGAATACCATCTCGGCCGACACTGGAAGAGCTTCCTCGCGACCGTGGGGCTGCGCGACGACTCCCCGACCGGAGGCACGGTGTCCTTCGAGGTGTCACTCGACGGAACGCCCGTCCACCGCACCGAGCTCACCGTCGGCCAGTCCCGCGACATCGTCGTCGACACCGGCGGCGCCTTCCGGATGAAGCTGACGGTCACCGGACCCGGCCGGCAGGGAGGGATCAACTACGGTGCCTGGGGCGATGCCCGGCTGACGACCTCGTGA
- a CDS encoding ABC transporter permease/substrate binding protein — translation MPRLHLGAWVDSGVDFLQRHLSWLFDAVSALVTGLYDGIHAVLDAPAPLLFAGILAVAAWWLRGLLAALLAFAGFALVDSVGLWADAMSTLSLVLVATLVTLVFAVPLGIWASRSDRVSAVLRPVLDFMQTMPAMVYLIPGIIFFGVGVVPGIIATIIFSLPPGVRMTELGIRQVDTELVEAADAFGTTPRDTLVRVQLPLALPTIMAGINQVIMLGLSMVVIAGMVGGGGLGGAVYRAIGNVDIGLGFEAGISIVILAMYLDRMTGALGRQVSPLGRRALAKARAATSGAARLWNHRPQPAYAVTGAVVLALVAGGLNTFGGSGQPAAAGAGAVGKGRKISIGYIPWDEGIASTYLWKELLERRGFRVEAKQLELGALFTGMAGGQVDFQTDAWLPVTQAQYWEKYGNKLDDLGSWYGPTSIELSVPSYMKDVTSLADLKGKGGEFKGRIIGIEPSAGAMGILKGKLLKEYGLDGEYQVVDGSTPGMLAELKRAYEKQEPVAVVLWSPHWAYASYDLKKLEDPKGAWGKGDGIHTLARKGFAADEPEVASWLRSFKLTEAQLTGLEAKIQEAGKGKEQQAVRAWLTEHPEIAKAA, via the coding sequence ATGCCCCGCCTGCACCTCGGCGCCTGGGTCGACAGCGGAGTCGACTTCCTCCAGCGCCACCTCTCCTGGCTGTTCGACGCCGTCAGCGCGCTCGTCACCGGCCTGTACGACGGCATCCACGCCGTGCTCGACGCACCCGCCCCGCTGCTGTTCGCGGGCATCCTCGCCGTCGCCGCCTGGTGGCTGCGCGGCCTGCTCGCCGCGCTCCTCGCCTTCGCCGGCTTCGCACTCGTCGACTCCGTCGGCCTGTGGGCCGACGCGATGTCCACGCTCTCCCTGGTCCTGGTAGCGACCCTCGTCACCCTCGTGTTCGCGGTCCCCCTCGGCATCTGGGCCTCCCGGTCCGACCGGGTCAGCGCCGTCCTGCGGCCCGTCCTGGACTTCATGCAGACCATGCCGGCCATGGTCTACCTGATCCCCGGCATCATCTTCTTCGGGGTCGGCGTCGTGCCCGGCATCATCGCGACGATCATCTTCTCGCTGCCGCCCGGCGTCCGGATGACCGAGCTCGGCATCCGCCAGGTCGACACGGAACTCGTCGAGGCCGCCGACGCCTTCGGGACCACCCCGCGCGACACCCTCGTACGCGTCCAGCTGCCGCTGGCCCTGCCCACCATCATGGCGGGCATCAACCAGGTCATCATGCTCGGCCTGTCCATGGTCGTCATCGCCGGTATGGTCGGCGGCGGCGGGCTCGGCGGCGCCGTCTACCGGGCCATCGGCAACGTCGACATCGGCCTCGGCTTCGAGGCGGGCATCTCCATCGTCATCCTCGCCATGTACCTGGACCGGATGACCGGCGCCCTCGGCCGCCAGGTCTCCCCGCTCGGCCGGCGCGCGCTCGCCAAGGCGCGGGCCGCCACGAGCGGCGCCGCCAGGCTGTGGAACCACCGCCCCCAGCCCGCCTACGCCGTCACCGGCGCCGTGGTCCTCGCCCTCGTCGCGGGCGGCCTGAACACCTTCGGCGGCTCCGGTCAGCCGGCTGCGGCCGGGGCCGGCGCCGTCGGCAAGGGCCGCAAGATCAGCATCGGCTACATCCCCTGGGACGAGGGCATCGCCTCGACCTACCTGTGGAAGGAGCTCCTGGAGCGCCGCGGCTTCCGGGTGGAGGCGAAGCAGCTCGAGCTCGGAGCCCTGTTCACCGGGATGGCGGGCGGCCAGGTCGACTTCCAGACCGACGCCTGGCTGCCGGTCACGCAGGCCCAGTACTGGGAGAAGTACGGGAACAAGCTGGACGACCTCGGCTCCTGGTACGGACCGACCTCCATCGAACTGTCCGTCCCCTCTTACATGAAGGACGTCACCTCCCTCGCCGACCTCAAGGGCAAGGGCGGCGAGTTCAAGGGCCGGATCATCGGCATCGAGCCCAGCGCGGGCGCGATGGGGATCCTGAAGGGCAAACTGCTCAAGGAGTACGGCCTCGACGGCGAGTACCAGGTCGTCGACGGATCGACCCCCGGCATGCTCGCCGAACTGAAGCGGGCCTACGAGAAGCAGGAGCCGGTGGCGGTCGTGCTCTGGTCGCCGCACTGGGCGTACGCCTCGTACGACCTGAAGAAGCTCGAGGACCCCAAGGGGGCCTGGGGCAAGGGCGACGGCATCCACACCCTGGCCCGCAAGGGCTTCGCGGCCGACGAGCCGGAAGTGGCCTCCTGGCTGCGCTCGTTCAAGCTGACCGAAGCCCAGCTGACCGGACTGGAGGCGAAGATCCAGGAGGCCGGCAAGGGCAAGGAGCAGCAGGCCGTCCGCGCCTGGCTGACGGAGCACCCGGAGATCGCGAAGGCCGCGTGA